ATCTCGAAATCTCACATGTCaaaaatgtgaattttttcgGCGAGATCTCAGCAAGAAATTGATTCCAGTCGGACACGCGTTTGCACTCACATTCGCAAAGCCAGTTTGTCCCTCAAAACGCGTTCATACCGCTTTGGTCAGTGCAATCAGTGTAACCACATTCACATTCCTCACATTCCTTGATGCTGATTGTAGGCCAGTCAAGTTACGGATTATTTGAGACTTAAATCGAATTTGAATTTGGAAGCTTAATTTATGTGCCATTCGATAGTAAATGACACTGATATAAACATATCAATTTTGTGGTTCGTCAACCCCGCtcgtttttgcaaaaaaaaaaaaaataaaaaccataaaaaattgaccCCTTCTGATCTACTCGAAACGCTGCGAAAACCGTTCGAGATACAGCAAAATTACacataaacaattttgtagaaaattatatttcctataaaaaaatacgcaaaGGCATTTCTCTAAAATCAATAGCTTAGGCGTGAGTGGCGCCCGAAGTCGCGCGATCGGAAAGTGACTCTGCGAATTCGCAAAAATAGCTGTAAAATTCAATATCGGTGCTCCGGATAGttgtaaaattcaatattggTACTTCAGCATTGaatgaaaaattctaaaaaattcaagacttaactaaatataatagaaaagcTATTTTTGAggttaaacattttttttattgataaattcgAATTATGACAGCTATGtgacaaaacaattttttttgttcgatATTGTAACTTTGATCAGTCATATCTCGGAAAGTATTAATCGaaggataataaaaaaaaatttattttatagataattttattctctaaaTTCGATCTCTTCATATTCCGCCGTAAGTGCAACCGTTGGCTTGCCAACTTTGAATCAAGACAAAATTGTACCTTTGACAGAGATTTACGGAgtgaataaattgttattattattaacattaaatatgcCTTGAGACGATTTATGTAAGAGGAATTTCTCGATTCCTCGATTCgacgaatatttttaattttttatgattttttctaaaataattatttaaacatttattaactaaaaaaatgtaaatttaaacggttacaaattttttcaattttgctgGAGATTTGAAttcgcaaaatataaaacattttttacaaccATCAAAATATGGgtgaaattgtttataacaattgataaattaaaaatacttaagaaaatcataaaaacttaaaaatattcttgagaTCTTTTTCTTGCATAGTCGTTTCAAGACATATCtaacgttaataataataaattattcactCCATACATCTCTGTTAGAGCTTAGAGgtacaattttgttttgatTCGAAGTTGGTAGGCCAACAGTTGCACTTACGGCGGAATATGAACAgatcgaatattttattataaaattacctacaaaatgaaaattttttggtCATTCTCCGATTAATACTTTCCGAGATACGATTGATCAAAGTTACGCTatcgaacaaaattttttgtcacAGCTGTCATAATTcgaatttatcgataaaagaatatttgacCCCAGAAACagtttttctattatatctagttaaggtgatcctatagccgtgatcctagccggtttttttcggtttttttcttagcactaatcttttaattggctttatagaaatgcaaatttcttgtctagaattaaagtacgcatcaaaatctaggtcatggtggtcgaatttatatgtggtgtatcgtcacgtataacaaaaaatattaattttttttgttttcgatataaattcgaccaccatgacctagattttgatgcgtactttaattctagacaataattttgcatttctataaagccaattaacagattagtgctaagaaaaaaaccggctaggatcatggttttaggatcaccttaagctTTGAATTTTAGGGGATTTTTCATTCAATGCGAAAgtatcgatattaaattttaaaagacacggcagtgtcacacacacacacacacacacacacacacacactcactcactcacatACTCCCACTCCCACTCCCACTCCCACTCACACTCACACTCACACTCACACTCACACTCACACTCACACTCACACTCACACTCACACTCACACTCACACTCACACTCACACTCACACTCACACTCACACTCACACTCACACTCACACTCACACGCACACTCACACTCACACTCACACTCACACTCACACTCACACTCACACTCACACTCACACTCACACTCACACTCACACTCCACACTCACACTCACACTCACACTCACACTCACACTCACACTCACACTCACACTCACACTCACACTCACACTCACACTCACACTCACACTCACACTCACACTCACACTCACACTCACACTCACACTCACACTCACACTCACACTCACACTCACACTCACACTCACACTCACACTCACACTCACACTCAACTCACACTCACACTCAACTCACACTCACACTCACACTCACactcacactcacacacactcacactcacacgcacacgcacacgcacacgcacacgcacacaaacacgcacacacacgcacacacattacaaaagagtcacggtgcggtcttGCTTCGCGTgcacttggcgcgagacaccaCCGTGTCCCTTGATATGgatctttgatcgcgtataaagctaggtctaattaactaaattttaaagaattatatatgaaataggggtagaaaagaagataaaaatgtttttttttttttttagttttctatGTCAACccggaaaaaaagaattagatcTACCGAGATATGACCAAATCTGGCTCATCAGATCTGGCTAGATCTGTAactctaattcttttttcccGGGACAATTTGCAAATTGTCTCTATCTGGCCAGATCTGAACAGATATAATTTGATCTGccaagatataattatttaccgaaTATATTCAGATCTGctcagatataattaaaaatcatgaaGGGAtgtaaaatactataaaaccataaatatatcgatttaattcaaaattgtatgccactttattataagcTCCGATATTATGGGCTTCGATACAACTGATTAAGTTGTACCGTACACTTGATTTATATACCATTCTTATACCAtcgtttgttatattttaaatatgagaaaCGGATCGCATTGAATGCCATCTATCAGATGATCCGACATTTGCACAGGGTATAACAAAAAGGTAGGGACACTGGTGTTTGAAATGCACATTACTATCGgtaagtgagagagagagctccAGCCATCTAATTTCGGAAAAGAGGTACTAAACGGTTCTATGAACACACACGAGAGGGCGGGTCATGCCTGCTTTGTCACTAGCTAGAGCTTGTGACCTGGTAACACTGCGCACCGATTCTTGACCCACGCGTGCATCACGTGATGGAGGGAAAAGGTGGGGAAGCGCAGGCGCGAGCGTGCAGCCCGGCGATCCGGACATTCGAGTACTTTCGTTCGTTGTGTAAGCATCTTTTGCGAATCACGTCTTGAGCCTTCCGCCATTAGAATTTTCTAGAAGCGAGAGAAGTTGTCGATACGAGTGCATTATAAGTAATAGATACGCGGTTATTTAAGTATAAGAAATCGTATCACCATTTCTACACCAGTCAGAGAGGACGTCGAAGGAAGGTGCCTACgaacatttatattgtttctcGCCATTTCTGCAAAAACTTGACGACCGAgcaatttaatatgtttacgTGCGTTATATTGATTCTTGTGGAATTACATGGCATAATAACTTGATTATTCAGAAAAGGTTTCTATTGGAAAATCTCCTAAGAAGATACTGTTACGTCCAATCCCgggattagaataaaaaaatctggGAAGCAAAGAAAAGGCTAACCACAGGGGTCGGTTTAAGGAAGGACGCAACTAGATGCTTAAGAATATTGCTCGCAGATACACGCTCTGAAGCGcgtggcgcgagccgaacgCACTGTTGTGTCTCTTTTTGGGAGAGGCACCGGGTTCTTTCGGTCCACAGGGAAGGCGGAAATAGGGATTATAACACACgacacttttaaataaatagaccCTTTAATCAACTTTGGTTTACAATTATTCCGTACGAGACCCGTTCGTCGCTGCCCGACTCCGATTGCCTGGGTGTCCTCTCTTCTCGTTCCTTTTTGTTCGGTCGTCCGTCCTTCGGATTCGCTGAGTTGCTCGATCGGATGTAGgccgatcgcgcaactcattgctttcatttttcattgttttttgGTCTTGATTTACAATAACATCTTTTCTTTAAACAAGTGTTTCTTAATCTATTTCGTAATACTAATTGGGGCCGCAACATCCTTCCCCCTTTGAGAGAAGGAAACTAAGGTCTGTAGTTTTCGTTATAAGGTTTCGTTGCTTATCCTACtcctatttttattagagtggtttttttctttattattttctgctgttacatttttcttatcttcTAATATAGCATTGCTGGGTCGCCCTGTATGTGCGGTCGGGCGCTTGCTcgtttcttgtttctttttattacataaggggtattcaaataagttagagtttaacggtttgacaggttatgtcgggttaaagtcgagtaaaaagttaatttttaaatttttaacccaaagattaatgtgataggttaatgagtcacttatgtattttgcataaccttaaagagtagcgcgcccaaagttaattaattaactttttactcgactttaacccgacataacctgtcaaaccattaaactttaacttatttgaatacccctattgATACTTTTATTCCTATTACGCttaatatagttattaatgTAAGGGTCGATCCTACGGGATATATGACATAGGGATTTTTTATGAGGGTGTCTTGGGATTTATCCAACTCTTTATTTATGTCGCTTGTGTCTAGACttaattccattaattttttttgtttatacttAGTTCCCCTgttctttctatttctattttttgttctgCCTGGTCATTACATTGAATCgttagtttttgtttttttcggcGTTGAGAATAGCCACGTTTGTGGTTTGATTACTGTTATCCATAAGGTTACGTTTGACATTATTTGACGTTTTTCGCAGGTGTTTACATATCCTggcatttttacataaacttGCACCTCGCATGGTGCGTCggtttttataaagtataccGGGTAGTTTCGgttacatatatgttttactCCGTTTCGTTTACAATCGTTTAAATCGCGTTCCTCTagcgttatataattatgattctCTTTATCTATTGCTAATATGTTGTGAGTAGttcttaaaaatgtaaaaatatttgcgtGGTTGTGGACAGGTAATGGTgttcttattatttcatacacgGGGTATGCTACCACGGGAAATTTGATTATCGTATAAATGTTCGGGTTATCGTAATACGCGTTAATTTCTACGTAACTTTGTATATCGTTCCAATTCTCTAGTCTAACTTTAAATGGGAAATGAGATCCTCGCGTCAATTGTGACGTCgccttttttaattctgttattattttttctatcggTAATAAACGAGTGAGTATGACTTCTCGCGAATATGTGAGGTAATATATCGTGTCTTTCATGTCTTCTATTAGATCTTCTGTAATTGTAGTTATTAGTAATAACTGTTCGTCTATTGTTTCTCTTTTGGCGTACATGGCTGTTTCCTGCTGTATTCGTATCGTGACATTCGTCAGTAGTTGTtcgttataatataatgatttttcTAAGGCTTCTATGTGGCCTATTGTGGCATTTATCACCTTTAATTGATTCTTCGCGGTGTGCCGTAGAGTCTGTTGCTGATTTTATATCAGTTCAAGCTGCTCCTGTATGTGTTTTGCGTCGTCGGCATCCATAGTGCCGAACAGCGTTTTGCTGATCGTGCCGATCGCATCTATTAAAccacgtttattatttaattatcttctaagtaatttttcatctaagtaatttttcattatctttctctatcgtcccgagaaaaaataattttgactaattatatatgatcatacattattgtttatattgttaCGCCCGCTCGCCCGTGCCGAGACGTTCGTTCTCGTGGGCTGAAATTGGCTTCGCTCCGCAGAAGTTTCAAGCCGAAGCGCGTCTCTTGACAACGGGGAcgcataaaattattgatttaattaccgCCTGTCAGATTGATCTGGTGACTCGAATCGTTCGGTCCGGTTTCCCAGAACTTTCTTGTATTCCGTTCTGAGTTTAAATAAACCCGAGTTCCTTTTTGTATAACGAGAGTGGTTATTGCTGCGATCCCGGAAGTACGCGGACGCGTTCGTGAGTGCGCGCGACACGAATAGCGAACGGAGCGTAACActttttgggggctcgtccgggatcgcgcgtgtgagtgtgtgtgccATGACGACGCTAGTTGCGACGAGAAAGAGACGCCTGGTGGACTCTTCGGAGCCTGCGACGGAGTCGGCAGCTTCAGAGACGGCAGCTCTCCAAGCCGTGCTACAGGAGATGCGGCAAATGCGCGAGGAGCAGGCGCAACGTGATGAGGAACTCGCCGCAATGCTTCGCCGGCACGATGAGGAGCTCCAATTTTTACGGGGAGACCGGTTGCCTTCTCAGGAAACACAGCTAAGTCCTTCCAATATTAGAGCGAATCGCGGTCCGGAAGTAGAAGCCGTTGGTGTGGGAAACGGCGCGCGCAGTGAAATCGGATATAAACTTAAACCTGACACGTTTGACGGTGTGGTTCCGTTGCGAGAGTTTTtctcgcaatttaatttaatcgcacGCGCGAATCAATGGGACGATGCGATCAAAACCGTAGCTTTAGCGTCGTGCTTAAGAGGAAAAGCGCGTTCTGTCCTAGAATCGGTAGAAAATTTAGAGAATTTAGGTTACGAAGAACTAAAGTCCAAATTAGAACTACGTTTCGGTGAGGGGCAACTttcgcaaaattattatactcaGTTTACGAACAGAAGGCAAAGATTCGGGGAAGATTTAGCTACTTTCGGTCACGAATTGGAAAGACTCTCTCGATTAGCTTATCCTGAGTGTCCCTACGCGGTTCGAGACAAGATCGCGTGCGCTCAATTTGTTTCTTCCCTTTCGGACGGATTTGTTAGAAGGACTCTTCAGCTAGAAGGGATTACCTCGCTGAAGTTGGCCATAGAGAGGGCAAAGGCCGTCAAAATTATACAGGGaggaaattttgaaagaaggAGGGATTTTGAGAAGCGATTTGAGAAGGGGAAGGATAGGGGCGTGAAGAGTAATGAAAAGGGGGACGGAGATGAAAAAGtcgaagaaagaggaaagaaaggtTATGGTTATGAGCGGAGGGATTGGAATAGAACAAAGGAGTGTTGGAATTGTGGAAAGGAGGGACATTTCCGGTTTGAGTGTCCTGAGAACAAGGAAAACTCGGTTTAGTTGCTCTCGGCGGGGGAAGAACAACTGAAGTGGGCATTACCCCGAGTGTTAATTGTTCTCAAACTTTTTCTGTTAATCGAATAAAGTCaagttcaaattattttagttataaggGGATGTTGGATGGTAACGAGTGTTGTTTCAAGATAGATACGGGTTCGGATGTTTCGATTCTTAGTAGAAGAATGGTTAGAGAGGGCAAGCACATCATTCAGATTAAGGACAATTCTCTTAGATATCCCACTGGAGAGGTAGTTCCCATCGAATTTAAGGTCATGGCAAAAGTTCTCTTGGGAAAATATTTCGTGGAAATTCCTATGTATGTAATAGACATGGATGATGATTGTTTATTAAGTGTAGATTTCTTAaggaagataaatttagaaaatgtttttgaatttgcttttatttcttcGGAATCCGATAAAGAAAAGGTTTTGAGTTGTTCTCGAATTCAAGTTTCTTCCGAAAGAGCTCC
This genomic stretch from Temnothorax longispinosus isolate EJ_2023e chromosome 9, Tlon_JGU_v1, whole genome shotgun sequence harbors:
- the LOC139819418 gene encoding uncharacterized protein; protein product: MTTLVATRKRRLVDSSEPATESAASETAALQAVLQEMRQMREEQAQRDEELAAMLRRHDEELQFLRGDRLPSQETQLSPSNIRANRGPEVEAVGVGNGARSEIGYKLKPDTFDGVVPLREFFSQFNLIARANQWDDAIKTVALASCLRGKARSVLESVENLENLGYEELKSKLELRFGEGQLSQNYYTQFTNRRQRFGEDLATFGHELERLSRLAYPECPYAVRDKIACAQFVSSLSDGFVRRTLQLEGITSLKLAIERAKAVKIIQGGNFERRRDFEKRFEKGKDRGVKSNEKGDGDEKVEERGKKGYGYERRDWNRTKECWNCGKEGHFRFECPENKENSV